Proteins encoded by one window of Marixanthomonas sp. SCSIO 43207:
- the bshC gene encoding bacillithiol biosynthesis cysteine-adding enzyme BshC — protein MPISTISYQQTGYFSNLICDYLDSKDSLSQFFGNFPSLENFKNQIEQKQNFSSESRATLVKALQNQYSSVPTSEETQNNIQSLLQENTFTITTGHQLNLFTGPLYFLYKIASVINLSEALKDNYPKQHFVPVYWMASEDHDFDEINYFNFENTKIQWSRNADGAVGRLDDKGLDKVFKTLGDSFGNSEQAQFLKNLFEEAYLKHDTLAQATRYLANELFKKYGLVIIDGDDASLKKAFIPYAEKELEENISFNKVTKTTKQLTDLGYQEQVHPREINLFYLTENRRERIIEREEVFYINDTDLSFSKEELFNELNNHPERFSPNALLRPLYQEVILPNLCYVGGGGELAYWFQLKDYFDAVAVPFPILLLRNSVLLVPSKLSKKLDSLGVSVSELFLKQHELKTKHTKRISEIEIDFSKQRTHLQQQFKDLYTLAKKTDASFLGAVAAQEKKQLNGLDHLEKRLLKAQKRKLVDELERLTKLQDILFPNQSLQERTKNFSEFYLEYGDRLFSEIKNNLDPLAHKFTILELQT, from the coding sequence ATGCCAATTTCTACTATTTCGTATCAACAAACCGGTTATTTTTCAAACTTAATTTGTGACTATCTTGACTCAAAAGATAGCTTGTCTCAATTTTTCGGAAATTTTCCATCATTAGAAAATTTCAAAAATCAAATAGAGCAAAAGCAAAATTTCTCTTCAGAATCTAGAGCTACCCTAGTGAAAGCGTTACAAAATCAATATAGTAGCGTACCTACTTCAGAAGAAACACAAAACAATATACAGTCCTTATTGCAAGAAAATACATTTACCATCACTACGGGACATCAACTTAACTTGTTTACAGGACCGTTGTATTTTTTATATAAAATAGCTTCGGTTATTAATCTTTCAGAAGCACTGAAAGACAACTATCCCAAACAGCATTTTGTACCTGTTTATTGGATGGCAAGTGAAGATCACGATTTTGACGAGATTAATTATTTTAATTTTGAAAACACAAAAATTCAATGGAGCAGAAATGCAGATGGAGCAGTAGGTAGGTTAGATGATAAAGGCTTAGATAAGGTTTTTAAAACACTTGGAGATTCTTTTGGTAATAGTGAACAAGCACAGTTTTTAAAAAACCTTTTTGAAGAAGCATATTTAAAACATGATACACTAGCTCAAGCAACACGCTATCTTGCAAATGAGCTTTTTAAAAAATACGGGCTAGTGATAATTGATGGTGATGATGCATCTCTTAAAAAGGCATTTATACCATATGCTGAAAAAGAACTTGAAGAAAATATTTCTTTTAATAAAGTAACCAAAACAACAAAACAACTTACAGATCTAGGGTATCAAGAACAAGTACATCCTCGTGAGATTAACTTATTTTATCTTACCGAAAATCGTCGTGAACGTATTATTGAAAGAGAAGAGGTGTTTTATATCAATGATACCGATCTTTCTTTTTCAAAAGAAGAATTGTTTAATGAACTAAACAACCATCCAGAGCGCTTTTCTCCCAATGCTTTGTTACGGCCATTATATCAAGAAGTTATTCTTCCTAACCTTTGCTATGTAGGTGGAGGAGGAGAATTGGCTTATTGGTTTCAGTTAAAGGATTATTTTGATGCTGTAGCAGTACCATTTCCTATATTGTTGCTCCGCAACTCTGTATTATTAGTGCCTTCAAAACTTTCAAAAAAACTGGACAGTTTGGGTGTTTCTGTTAGCGAATTATTTTTAAAACAACATGAGCTAAAGACAAAGCATACCAAACGTATTTCAGAAATTGAAATTGATTTCTCAAAGCAACGTACTCATCTTCAACAACAATTTAAAGATTTGTACACCTTGGCCAAAAAGACAGACGCATCATTCTTGGGTGCTGTAGCGGCTCAAGAAAAAAAGCAGTTAAATGGACTGGATCATCTTGAAAAACGATTGTTGAAAGCTCAAAAACGCAAATTGGTTGATGAATTGGAAAGGCTAACAAAGCTGCAAGACATCTTGTTTCCTAATCAAAGTTTGCAAGAACGCACCAAGAACTTTTCAGAATTTTACCTAGAATACGGTGACCGTCTTTTCTCTGAAATAAAAAACAATCTAGACCCATTAGCTCATAAGTTTACCATCTTGGAGTTACAAACTTAA